From the Desulfovibrio sp. JY genome, one window contains:
- a CDS encoding response regulator transcription factor — MGPTAAKPPITLFIADDHPLLRIGLRLAFDSIDTITIVGESDNGFDTIEKIQKTVPDVALIDIDMPGLSGIPAIRVLRKVLPAMKILALSTYNDTNYIKNAMQAGADGYVLKTIGIDNLARLIEAFHAGEPIVSPYLVNLSIDLAPEDAQPDLPIEALTHREMQILRSIAAGKNNKDISALLFLSIETVKSHIKHIFRKLHVNNRFEAVIAAREAKLID; from the coding sequence ATGGGACCGACGGCAGCCAAGCCTCCGATCACGCTTTTTATCGCCGATGACCACCCCTTGCTGCGCATCGGCCTGCGCTTGGCCTTCGACAGCATAGACACCATCACGATCGTCGGCGAATCGGACAACGGCTTCGACACCATCGAAAAGATCCAAAAGACCGTTCCCGATGTTGCCCTCATCGACATCGACATGCCAGGCCTCTCGGGTATCCCGGCCATCCGCGTCTTGCGCAAGGTCTTGCCGGCCATGAAGATCCTGGCCCTCTCCACCTACAACGACACCAATTACATCAAAAACGCCATGCAGGCCGGGGCCGACGGCTACGTGCTCAAGACCATCGGCATCGACAACCTGGCGCGCCTCATCGAGGCCTTCCATGCCGGCGAGCCCATCGTTTCCCCCTATCTGGTCAATCTCTCCATCGACCTGGCCCCCGAGGATGCCCAACCGGACCTCCCCATCGAAGCGCTCACCCATCGCGAGATGCAGATTCTGCGATCCATCGCGGCGGGAAAAAACAACAAGGATATCTCGGCGCTGCTTTTCCTGAGCATCGAGACGGTCAAGTCGCACATCAAGCATATTTTCAGGAAACTCCACGTCAACAACCGGTTCGAAGCCGTGATCGCGGCCCGGGAAGCCAAGCTGATCGATTGA
- a CDS encoding PocR ligand-binding domain-containing protein, translating to MKQSIKLLDLISKEKLDEILQAVNEACGIGSVIADTEGRPISSESNFCTFCKDYCRATTEGRLKCYASDAYGGKMSLNDKEPYVYDCLNAGLVDCATPIIVAGQHIGNLNGGQVLEEAIPMEEAVLRAKSIGVTDLDGYLLALKKIPRVKRSRLRKIVNLMSVITQTISDMALQQILLTLQSKEYLNKLINSVSDCIISVDTDFSIAVNNDRCADVFGCPPSSFTGQSLLNFIQDEKILNAYKQNLDQGAQDNFRFELTALTQQKRPFPAQISLSRVNDESGKAVSYVAILRDITEERRIAKMKEDLVGMLTHDMRNPILAIDRALELLCNGRLGPVSSNQEKILKLAINTNDQLSSMVNAFLDIFRDESGRFELHANYYDIHKIINQCIEEYSLLAEEKELTISFPQQGHFLKLYCDLFRIKRTISNILANAINYNVIGGRIDISTTVINGSTLGLSPCLPGSYRQKVVPARSYLWIIISDTGFGVPEAYQETIFEKFFTIQTEEGLGRRGIGLGLAFSKLVVEAHQGFIFCRTPSRSDSKSRSPGVEFHLILPH from the coding sequence ATGAAGCAGTCCATCAAGCTTCTGGATCTGATATCCAAAGAAAAACTCGATGAGATTTTGCAAGCCGTCAACGAAGCCTGCGGCATCGGATCGGTCATCGCCGATACCGAGGGCCGGCCTATTTCCAGCGAATCCAATTTCTGCACCTTTTGCAAGGACTACTGCCGGGCGACCACGGAAGGACGGCTGAAGTGCTATGCCAGCGACGCCTATGGCGGCAAGATGTCGCTCAACGACAAGGAACCCTACGTCTACGATTGCCTCAATGCGGGCTTGGTCGACTGTGCGACTCCGATCATCGTGGCCGGGCAACACATCGGGAACCTCAACGGCGGTCAGGTCTTGGAGGAAGCCATCCCCATGGAGGAAGCCGTCCTGCGCGCCAAAAGCATCGGCGTCACGGATCTGGACGGCTACCTGCTGGCGCTCAAAAAAATTCCCCGGGTGAAACGCTCGCGGCTTCGCAAGATCGTCAACCTCATGTCGGTCATCACGCAGACCATCAGCGACATGGCCTTGCAGCAGATCCTGTTGACCCTGCAATCCAAGGAATATTTGAACAAACTCATCAACAGCGTTTCGGACTGCATCATCTCCGTGGACACGGATTTCTCCATCGCCGTCAACAACGACCGCTGCGCGGACGTGTTCGGCTGCCCGCCGAGCTCCTTCACGGGGCAGTCCCTGCTCAATTTCATCCAGGATGAGAAGATCCTCAACGCCTACAAGCAGAACCTCGACCAGGGCGCTCAGGACAACTTCCGCTTTGAATTGACGGCCCTGACGCAGCAAAAAAGACCTTTTCCCGCCCAGATATCCCTCTCGCGCGTCAACGACGAGTCAGGCAAGGCCGTCAGTTACGTCGCCATCCTGCGCGATATCACCGAGGAAAGACGCATCGCCAAGATGAAGGAAGACCTCGTCGGCATGCTCACCCACGACATGCGCAATCCCATCCTGGCCATCGACCGGGCCCTGGAACTGCTGTGCAACGGCCGCCTTGGGCCGGTCAGCAGCAATCAGGAGAAAATCCTCAAGCTGGCCATCAATACCAACGATCAGTTGAGCAGCATGGTCAACGCCTTCCTCGACATTTTTCGCGACGAAAGCGGCCGGTTCGAACTCCATGCGAATTACTACGATATCCACAAGATCATAAACCAATGCATAGAAGAATATTCCCTTCTGGCCGAAGAGAAGGAATTGACCATTTCCTTCCCACAACAAGGACATTTCCTTAAATTATATTGTGATTTATTCCGAATAAAAAGAACTATCAGCAACATCCTTGCCAACGCCATCAACTACAACGTGATAGGCGGCAGAATCGATATCTCCACCACGGTCATCAATGGCAGCACCCTCGGGCTCAGCCCCTGCCTGCCCGGATCGTACCGCCAGAAGGTCGTGCCAGCCCGAAGTTATCTCTGGATCATCATTTCTGATACCGGATTTGGCGTCCCCGAGGCTTACCAAGAGACCATTTTCGAAAAATTCTTCACGATCCAAACCGAGGAAGGCCTGGGCCGGCGGGGGATCGGACTTGGCCTCGCCTTCAGCAAGCTCGTCGTGGAAGCGCACCAGGGCTTCATCTTCTGCCGCACGCCGTCTCGTTCGGACAGCAAGTCCCGTTCTCCCGGCGTGGAATTCCATCTGATCCTTCCCCATTAG
- a CDS encoding DsbA family protein, translating into MKSKVLFALVVCLALVAAIAPLRRAVATEQPVSVDSAAVFNDPAAPVTGNPKGDVTIVEFSDYNCPFCKRSAAALDKLVKSDGKIRVVHKDWPVLTDASAYGARLALAAGYQGKYAAVHAALMQIPGMRIPKDRMLEAVKASGVDMKRLESDLKAHAKEIDALLERNSEQAETLGLQGTPAFLVGPYIVPSALGYDDFKQVVADARTKMRGDK; encoded by the coding sequence ATGAAATCGAAGGTGTTGTTTGCGCTTGTCGTCTGTCTGGCCCTGGTGGCCGCCATCGCGCCGTTGCGGCGCGCCGTCGCGACCGAGCAACCCGTGTCCGTGGATTCCGCCGCGGTATTTAACGATCCCGCCGCTCCGGTCACCGGCAATCCGAAAGGGGATGTCACCATCGTCGAGTTTTCCGATTACAATTGCCCCTTTTGCAAGCGATCCGCCGCGGCCCTCGACAAGTTGGTCAAGTCGGACGGCAAAATCCGTGTCGTTCACAAGGATTGGCCCGTGCTGACGGATGCCTCGGCCTATGGGGCGCGCTTGGCCCTGGCCGCCGGCTATCAGGGGAAATACGCCGCGGTCCATGCGGCGCTCATGCAAATCCCGGGCATGCGGATTCCAAAGGACCGGATGCTGGAAGCCGTCAAGGCCTCGGGCGTGGATATGAAGCGTCTGGAAAGCGATCTCAAAGCGCATGCCAAGGAGATCGACGCCTTGCTGGAACGCAATTCCGAACAGGCCGAAACGTTGGGCCTGCAAGGGACGCCGGCATTTCTCGTCGGCCCCTACATTGTTCCTTCCGCTCTTGGCTATGACGATTTCAAGCAGGTTGTCGCCGATGCGCGGACGAAAATGAGAGGCGACAAGTAG